The Lacrimispora xylanolytica genome has a segment encoding these proteins:
- a CDS encoding holin produces MDKEYWKRWIRAAGIRAIKTMAQTAVAAIGTTALMSGVDWVLVGSTAALAGIMSLLTSIAGLPELKV; encoded by the coding sequence ATGGACAAGGAATATTGGAAGAGATGGATCAGGGCTGCGGGAATCCGGGCGATTAAAACAATGGCTCAGACAGCCGTAGCCGCCATTGGAACAACCGCGTTGATGTCAGGTGTTGACTGGGTACTGGTAGGCTCCACAGCCGCCCTTGCCGGTATTATGTCCCTGCTCACATCCATTGCGGGACTGCCGGAGTTAAAAGTATAG
- a CDS encoding VOC family protein: MFRYVHTNLIAKDPDKLILFYKKVLHCRSIDEKRDLKGDWVDRLTSLKDSHIKGEHLLLPGYGDDHPTLEIFSYDALKESVAPEINRPGFGHLAFEVADVEMTLSEIIRAGGGTLGEVVTADYPDGVEAVLVYARDPEGNIIELQSWRKKREL, encoded by the coding sequence ATGTTTCGATATGTACATACGAATTTAATAGCAAAAGACCCGGACAAACTGATTTTATTTTATAAAAAAGTTCTCCATTGCCGGAGCATTGACGAGAAAAGAGACTTAAAAGGGGATTGGGTGGACCGGCTCACTAGTTTGAAGGATTCTCATATCAAAGGGGAACATCTGCTGTTACCTGGTTATGGAGATGACCACCCTACCCTTGAAATATTTTCTTATGATGCACTTAAGGAGTCTGTGGCTCCAGAAATCAATCGTCCCGGGTTCGGCCATCTTGCATTTGAAGTGGCTGACGTGGAAATGACCTTGTCCGAAATTATCCGCGCAGGGGGTGGAACTCTGGGAGAGGTAGTTACAGCAGATTACCCTGACGGTGTGGAGGCAGTTCTTGTTTATGCGAGAGATCCGGAAGGCAATATTATTGAACTGCAAAGCTGGAGAAAGAAAAGAGAACTGTAG
- a CDS encoding DUF1349 domain-containing protein, with amino-acid sequence MDLKFEKEALFWINEPKNYTIKETEIVIDTEPGTDFWQRTYYGFQNDNAPALLIKTSEQYFSFLVRTEFDSRHRFDQCGVIVYQNSENWIKASIEYENETFQRLGSVVTNLGYSDWATTDIPASQKYMYYRLSRRKQDFCMENSYDGVNYKQMRIAHLFEGDNEIQLGIYACSPEHSTFKAVFTEIAFTECQWKEHK; translated from the coding sequence ATGGATTTAAAATTTGAAAAAGAAGCTCTGTTTTGGATTAACGAGCCAAAGAACTACACAATTAAGGAGACTGAAATTGTAATTGATACGGAGCCAGGAACTGATTTCTGGCAAAGAACGTATTATGGTTTTCAAAATGATAATGCACCAGCATTATTGATAAAAACCAGTGAGCAGTATTTTTCATTTTTAGTGAGAACTGAATTTGACAGCAGGCACCGGTTTGACCAATGCGGTGTCATTGTATATCAAAACAGCGAGAACTGGATTAAGGCTTCCATTGAATATGAAAATGAAACATTTCAAAGATTGGGAAGCGTTGTTACAAATCTGGGATATTCCGATTGGGCAACGACAGACATTCCTGCATCTCAGAAGTATATGTATTACCGGCTGAGCAGGAGAAAACAGGATTTTTGCATGGAAAATTCCTACGATGGAGTAAATTATAAGCAGATGCGCATCGCCCATCTGTTTGAAGGTGACAATGAGATCCAGCTGGGGATCTATGCATGCAGTCCGGAGCATTCAACCTTTAAAGCTGTCTTTACTGAAATTGCTTTTACAGAATGTCAATGGAAAGAGCATAAATAA
- a CDS encoding LacI family DNA-binding transcriptional regulator produces the protein MVSINDVAKKAGVAKSTVSKVLNNYSLVSEETRLKVEKAVEELGYVPNSIAISLSKKEFNRVGLIVDIRHNSQFVEEINMQHLTGAFEKAKEYRIEVVTFFSSQFEEMDWKEVTNFLKSQRINCLIIYNLSIENKNIYKIIEKQEFFCVLVDSPITNARTSSVSIDHFQAQYDVAKKTFDENDYINNVLYIAGGAGGYITDRRLEAMKKLQEEYHFELIIKYGDFNEYKAREITQKYASKINVVVCASDLMAIGAVFALTEMDLFRPVCGFDGIRLMGYTQIAMNTVKQDFNRKSKQAFDELKKLLNGETGRHVLIPYEVCKINYMDVIQK, from the coding sequence ATGGTATCTATAAACGATGTGGCGAAAAAGGCAGGAGTAGCAAAATCTACAGTATCTAAGGTTTTAAATAATTATTCTCTGGTGAGCGAAGAGACCAGATTAAAGGTGGAGAAAGCTGTTGAAGAGTTAGGATATGTGCCGAACTCAATTGCCATATCCCTTTCTAAAAAGGAATTTAACCGAGTGGGACTGATTGTTGATATTCGGCATAATAGCCAGTTTGTAGAAGAAATCAATATGCAGCACTTAACAGGAGCTTTTGAAAAAGCAAAAGAATATCGTATAGAAGTGGTGACATTTTTTAGTTCTCAGTTTGAAGAGATGGACTGGAAAGAGGTTACTAATTTTTTGAAATCCCAAAGAATTAATTGTTTAATTATATATAATTTATCTATAGAGAATAAGAACATATATAAGATTATTGAGAAGCAAGAGTTTTTTTGTGTTTTAGTTGATTCTCCAATCACCAATGCAAGAACTTCATCTGTATCTATCGACCACTTTCAGGCGCAGTATGATGTGGCAAAGAAAACTTTTGATGAGAATGACTATATTAATAACGTACTTTATATTGCAGGCGGTGCAGGCGGATACATAACGGACCGAAGGTTAGAGGCCATGAAAAAGCTGCAGGAAGAGTATCATTTTGAACTTATTATAAAGTACGGTGATTTTAATGAATATAAAGCAAGAGAGATTACACAAAAATATGCTTCCAAGATTAATGTGGTTGTATGTGCATCAGACTTAATGGCCATCGGTGCGGTGTTTGCATTGACAGAGATGGATTTATTCCGTCCCGTATGCGGTTTTGATGGCATTCGATTAATGGGATATACCCAAATTGCGATGAATACAGTGAAACAGGATTTTAACAGAAAGTCTAAGCAGGCTTTTGATGAACTCAAGAAATTGCTTAATGGAGAAACAGGAAGACATGTTCTGATACCCTATGAGGTATGTAAAATTAACTATATGGATGTTATTCAAAAATAA
- a CDS encoding heavy metal transporter, with translation MNRIHFDISGIQNSEIKTQLKNALDKVEGISMVNIDAARGSIEIGYNPSTDENSIRSCIENVGCNILNQSNE, from the coding sequence ATGAACAGAATCCATTTTGATATATCAGGCATACAGAATTCGGAAATTAAAACTCAGCTCAAAAATGCATTAGATAAAGTTGAAGGAATTTCCATGGTCAATATTGATGCTGCAAGGGGTTCAATTGAAATTGGATACAATCCATCAACGGATGAAAATTCTATTAGATCTTGTATCGAAAATGTCGGATGCAATATTTTGAACCAATCAAATGAATAA
- a CDS encoding 6-phosphofructokinase encodes MKKNAIVGQSGGPTAVINASLYGIIKEGMAHDEIDRVYGMINGIEGFMSGNYMDLSNDLTAEELELLKLTPAAYLGSCRYKLPDDLSSPFYPALFEKFRVMDIGYFFYIGGNDSMDTVSKLSRYAAHHQSDIRFIGIPKTIDNDLVLTDHTPGYGSAAKYVADTVREIVLDASVYQQKSVTIIELMGRHAGWLTAASAMARKFEGDNPVLIYLPESDFDFEQFASDVDSALQKRSSIIICVSEGLSDSNGKFICEYADEARLDTFGHKMLTGSGKMLENFVRDRFGVKVRSIELNVSQRCSGMLASAVDIEESVQAGIKGVKTALEGITGMMIAFKRTADSPYTMECVTVDVNEVCNKEKLFPNEWISKNGTDVTDDFLAYALPLIQGEPERKMEGGRPVYLYRK; translated from the coding sequence ATGAAGAAAAACGCAATCGTAGGACAGTCCGGCGGCCCTACCGCTGTGATTAATGCAAGTCTTTACGGGATAATTAAAGAAGGAATGGCTCACGATGAAATCGACAGAGTTTACGGCATGATCAACGGCATTGAAGGCTTTATGTCCGGGAATTATATGGATTTATCAAATGACTTGACCGCAGAGGAACTGGAGCTACTAAAATTAACACCTGCTGCTTATTTGGGCTCATGCCGCTATAAGCTTCCGGATGATCTTTCTTCTCCATTTTATCCGGCTCTGTTTGAAAAGTTCCGGGTTATGGATATCGGATATTTCTTTTACATCGGTGGAAATGATTCCATGGATACGGTGAGCAAGCTTTCCCGCTATGCAGCCCATCATCAGAGCGACATCCGCTTTATCGGAATCCCCAAAACCATTGATAACGACCTGGTTCTCACAGACCACACTCCTGGATATGGCAGTGCGGCCAAATATGTAGCAGATACCGTTCGTGAAATTGTTTTAGACGCTTCCGTTTACCAGCAGAAATCCGTTACCATTATAGAGCTGATGGGACGTCATGCTGGATGGCTTACTGCAGCCAGTGCCATGGCAAGAAAGTTTGAAGGTGACAATCCTGTACTTATCTACCTTCCTGAATCAGATTTTGATTTCGAACAGTTCGCATCAGACGTGGATTCTGCTCTGCAAAAAAGAAGTTCAATTATTATCTGTGTATCAGAAGGACTCTCCGATTCCAACGGTAAATTCATTTGTGAATACGCAGATGAAGCCCGTTTGGATACCTTCGGCCACAAAATGCTAACAGGAAGCGGTAAGATGCTGGAGAACTTTGTCCGGGACCGTTTCGGTGTAAAGGTACGTTCCATAGAGCTGAATGTCAGCCAAAGATGCAGTGGAATGCTGGCATCTGCTGTTGATATAGAAGAATCTGTTCAAGCAGGGATTAAAGGAGTAAAAACTGCATTAGAGGGTATAACAGGAATGATGATCGCTTTTAAGCGTACTGCTGATTCCCCTTATACCATGGAATGCGTTACCGTGGATGTAAACGAAGTTTGTAACAAGGAAAAACTATTTCCAAATGAATGGATTAGCAAAAATGGTACTGATGTTACAGACGACTTTTTGGCCTATGCACTTCCTCTTATTCAGGGTGAGCCTGAGAGAAAGATGGAAGGCGGCCGTCCGGTCTATTTATATAGAAAATAA
- a CDS encoding DJ-1/PfpI family protein, translated as MKKHWNVGILLFNEVEVLDFAGPFEVFSIASYSNCQQKPFTVKTVAQTTDLISARNGLKVQPDFDFNNSPSFDILIIPGGYGAEEIEIHNEILKNWIKIRAEECDIIASVCTGSFLLAETGLLDGKRATTHWLDIDRLESEYTKIKVQRGVKYVDESNIITSGGISAGIDMSFYLLNRLVGKEIAIATAKRMEYDINLHKIKH; from the coding sequence ATGAAAAAGCATTGGAACGTTGGTATACTTCTTTTTAATGAAGTTGAAGTTCTGGATTTTGCTGGTCCATTTGAAGTTTTTTCAATTGCTTCATATTCAAATTGTCAACAAAAGCCTTTTACAGTAAAGACTGTCGCCCAAACAACAGATTTAATCAGCGCCCGAAATGGTCTAAAAGTTCAACCCGATTTTGATTTTAATAATAGTCCTTCATTTGATATTTTAATTATACCCGGCGGGTATGGAGCAGAGGAAATAGAAATTCACAATGAAATTCTTAAAAATTGGATTAAGATCAGAGCGGAGGAATGTGATATTATCGCATCTGTGTGTACCGGATCTTTTTTATTGGCTGAGACTGGATTATTAGATGGGAAAAGAGCAACCACACACTGGCTGGATATAGATAGACTAGAAAGTGAGTACACGAAAATAAAGGTTCAGCGAGGAGTTAAATATGTTGATGAAAGTAATATAATCACGTCTGGTGGTATTTCAGCCGGAATTGATATGTCTTTTTATCTTCTAAATAGACTTGTCGGAAAGGAAATTGCGATTGCGACAGCTAAAAGAATGGAGTATGATATTAACCTACATAAAATAAAACACTAA
- a CDS encoding CPC_1213 family protein — protein MSRDNSKKSTKNHKKEDGTFHSKHINHNPQAESARAVFGLKTDNSKDKES, from the coding sequence ATGAGCAGAGACAATTCTAAAAAAAGTACTAAAAATCACAAAAAAGAAGATGGTACTTTTCATTCAAAACATATTAATCACAATCCACAAGCAGAAAGCGCACGTGCCGTATTTGGGCTAAAGACAGATAATTCAAAAGATAAAGAATCTTAG
- a CDS encoding GNAT family N-acetyltransferase, whose amino-acid sequence MEKVSAQIAVSYVSAYKGLMDETYLSSLKTDHWVPILQESVKAGDTCLIAESAGLMIGSSVFGTAYDGNERFAQWHAFYLLPEFIGFGIGHWFFEKLEREMIMMGCKYCILEVLSSNSRAIKFYLSHGFHKLETFDIEENGMTLTCD is encoded by the coding sequence ATGGAAAAGGTCAGTGCCCAAATCGCAGTTAGTTATGTTTCCGCTTACAAGGGGCTTATGGATGAAACCTATCTATCCTCCTTAAAAACGGATCATTGGGTGCCGATTTTGCAGGAGAGTGTGAAGGCGGGTGACACTTGTCTTATTGCAGAATCCGCTGGATTAATGATTGGAAGTAGTGTATTTGGCACTGCTTATGATGGGAATGAGCGCTTTGCACAATGGCATGCGTTTTACTTGCTGCCCGAATTCATTGGTTTTGGCATTGGCCACTGGTTCTTTGAAAAGCTTGAAAGAGAGATGATCATGATGGGGTGTAAATATTGTATTCTGGAAGTTTTATCATCTAATAGCCGGGCAATTAAATTTTATCTCTCTCACGGCTTTCATAAATTGGAAACTTTTGATATTGAGGAAAACGGGATGACATTAACCTGTGATTAA
- a CDS encoding GNAT family N-acetyltransferase, whose translation METVSVKLLSLDDTNKLFDFEVENRLYFEAIGLSRSEAYYDYVSFEEIVKDLVKEQDLGVHFMYLITNEQDEVVGRINLTDIIKGPLNKAELGYRIGEKHQGKGYATSAAKVIISKAKMVHNLHRIEAGTSPQNIGSQIVLIKNGFQFVGKYTQYIMTKEGWTDSLLFEKIID comes from the coding sequence TTGGAAACGGTTTCAGTTAAGCTATTGTCTTTAGATGATACAAATAAATTATTTGATTTTGAGGTAGAGAATCGTCTTTACTTTGAAGCTATTGGTTTATCCCGTAGTGAAGCTTATTACGATTACGTATCGTTTGAAGAGATTGTAAAAGATTTAGTAAAAGAACAAGATTTGGGTGTTCATTTTATGTATTTGATAACGAATGAACAGGATGAAGTTGTTGGCAGAATCAACCTTACGGATATTATAAAAGGGCCTTTAAATAAAGCTGAGTTAGGATATCGTATCGGTGAAAAACATCAAGGAAAAGGATATGCAACTTCAGCTGCCAAAGTAATTATTAGCAAGGCCAAAATGGTACACAATTTACATCGAATTGAGGCAGGAACTTCTCCTCAAAATATAGGTTCTCAGATTGTTTTGATTAAAAATGGTTTTCAATTTGTGGGAAAGTATACTCAGTATATTATGACTAAAGAAGGATGGACCGATAGCTTACTATTTGAAAAAATAATAGATTAA
- a CDS encoding GNAT family N-acetyltransferase: MKNEEILEIAMHQSAIDSNCSRNDFMRSENKVVLSAQNANARRYLKLPFSCDLTSYGNNVVASVSEELKEIVKEYIEKYGAPHCFETPNLHILMEKLKPFDCNVCFMAEYFLPDMNSLNSISCGYETKVMNPDEFSAYYLSNWSNALSERNKERDKLAVGAFHKGRLIGLAACSADCDTMWQIGIDVLPEYRNQGIGASLTSKLAIQILERDIVPFYCCAWSNIKSVRNAIKSGFRPAWVQVTVKENGFIAGMNR, from the coding sequence ATGAAAAACGAAGAAATTCTTGAAATAGCAATGCACCAGTCTGCAATTGACAGCAATTGCAGCAGGAATGATTTTATGAGGTCAGAGAACAAGGTTGTACTTTCCGCACAAAACGCCAATGCCAGAAGATATTTAAAATTACCGTTTTCCTGCGATCTGACCTCTTATGGAAATAATGTTGTGGCTTCTGTATCAGAAGAGCTGAAAGAGATTGTAAAAGAGTATATAGAAAAGTATGGTGCTCCCCATTGCTTTGAAACACCAAATCTGCATATTTTAATGGAAAAGCTAAAGCCATTTGATTGTAATGTTTGTTTTATGGCGGAATATTTTTTGCCTGATATGAATTCCCTAAACTCTATTTCCTGTGGGTATGAAACAAAGGTTATGAATCCAGATGAATTCTCAGCATATTATCTATCAAATTGGAGCAATGCTTTATCTGAAAGAAACAAAGAACGAGATAAGCTGGCGGTGGGTGCATTTCACAAGGGCAGACTCATTGGACTTGCAGCCTGTTCCGCAGATTGTGATACCATGTGGCAGATAGGAATTGACGTACTTCCTGAATATAGAAATCAGGGGATTGGTGCCAGTCTTACAAGTAAACTTGCCATTCAGATATTGGAACGAGATATCGTACCTTTTTATTGCTGTGCTTGGTCCAATATAAAGTCGGTAAGGAACGCAATAAAAAGCGGATTTCGCCCTGCCTGGGTGCAGGTGACTGTGAAAGAGAATGGTTTTATTGCGGGAATGAATCGATAA
- a CDS encoding Rrf2 family transcriptional regulator yields the protein MKFSVGVEYALHCLLYMINVDKDKSVGIRDLATFQGISESYLSKVYARLSKNGLIKSVPGVKGGYALARDPKEITFWDIVEAVEGNESFFQCAEIRQNSILVDKNNLPDSYTKCPCLIKVVMNEAENEMKKYLEQKTLAWLHEEVYSNILTKEAKEATILWFNKE from the coding sequence ATGAAATTTTCAGTCGGGGTTGAATATGCATTGCATTGTTTGCTTTATATGATAAATGTAGATAAAGATAAATCAGTAGGTATCAGAGATTTGGCTACCTTTCAAGGGATATCCGAAAGTTATTTATCAAAGGTCTATGCCAGATTAAGCAAAAACGGCCTAATCAAATCCGTACCGGGCGTAAAAGGCGGCTATGCCTTGGCCCGGGATCCAAAAGAGATTACTTTCTGGGATATCGTCGAAGCTGTAGAAGGAAATGAGTCATTCTTTCAATGTGCAGAAATCAGGCAGAACAGTATACTTGTAGATAAAAATAATCTCCCAGATTCATACACCAAATGTCCTTGCCTGATCAAAGTCGTAATGAATGAAGCGGAGAACGAAATGAAAAAATACCTGGAGCAAAAAACATTGGCATGGCTGCACGAAGAGGTTTACTCAAATATTTTAACGAAAGAAGCAAAAGAAGCTACTATTTTGTGGTTCAATAAAGAATAG
- a CDS encoding glutaredoxin: protein MKITMYGAEICPDCVKAKKNLTALNHIDLEYKNIIGDTATLKEFLAYRDHDAIFQEIKESGRIGIPFFILDNGEKTFDIGEYIDLPDETEDTEIPAFSCSIDKKGQC, encoded by the coding sequence ATGAAGATAACCATGTACGGAGCAGAGATTTGTCCTGATTGCGTGAAAGCCAAAAAGAATTTAACTGCGCTGAATCATATTGACTTAGAATATAAGAATATCATAGGCGACACGGCTACTTTAAAAGAATTTTTAGCTTACCGCGATCATGATGCCATTTTTCAGGAAATTAAGGAATCTGGAAGGATTGGAATTCCATTTTTTATACTGGATAATGGAGAAAAGACATTTGATATTGGTGAGTATATAGATTTGCCTGATGAAACGGAAGACACAGAAATTCCTGCTTTTTCCTGCTCTATTGACAAAAAAGGACAGTGTTAG
- a CDS encoding DNA polymerase thumb domain-containing protein produces the protein MDKVIFHIDVNSAFLSWEAVYRLHHLGGKLDLREIPSAVCGDTEKRHGIILAKSIPAKKYNIKTGEAVWEALRKCPGLTMVPPNYNLYQKSSEAFLLLLKQYSPMVEQYSIDEAFVDMTGTDALFGTPEEAAEDMKERIYRELGFTVNIGVSNNKILAKMASDFKKPYRVHTLWKHEIQTKMWPLSVSELFFVGRATFSKLHNLGIKTIGELAQTDPTILKNHFGKHGEVIWSFANGIDFSAVEPVPPPNKGYGNSTTISFDVTDSNTAKLVLLSLAETLSARLREDGIKIGVVSVGIKNYNFEYLGHQKTLSAPTNITKEIFEASCQIFDEMWDKVPIRHLGIHTSRVTSESNRQLNIFDTTDYEKLERLDKAIDEIRKRFGSDSIKRASFVQTRSIDHMSGGISREKRTVNYNNEIIM, from the coding sequence ATGGATAAAGTAATCTTTCACATTGATGTAAATTCGGCATTTTTAAGCTGGGAGGCCGTGTACCGGCTTCATCATCTTGGCGGAAAGCTGGATTTGCGGGAAATACCATCCGCTGTCTGCGGAGACACAGAAAAAAGACACGGTATCATTCTGGCAAAAAGCATACCAGCGAAAAAATACAACATTAAAACCGGAGAGGCCGTCTGGGAGGCACTTAGAAAATGTCCCGGCCTCACTATGGTTCCTCCTAATTATAACCTGTATCAAAAATCTTCGGAAGCCTTTCTCCTTCTTTTGAAGCAGTACTCTCCCATGGTGGAACAGTACTCCATCGATGAGGCCTTTGTTGATATGACTGGCACGGATGCCTTGTTTGGAACACCAGAGGAAGCTGCTGAGGATATGAAAGAACGGATTTACAGGGAATTGGGATTTACCGTAAATATCGGGGTCTCCAACAACAAAATTCTGGCTAAGATGGCATCGGATTTTAAAAAGCCTTACCGGGTGCATACACTATGGAAGCATGAAATCCAGACTAAGATGTGGCCCTTATCCGTGTCAGAACTGTTTTTCGTTGGCCGGGCTACCTTTTCAAAGCTTCACAATCTGGGAATCAAGACCATTGGAGAGCTGGCTCAGACAGACCCCACGATTCTTAAAAATCATTTCGGCAAGCATGGAGAGGTTATCTGGTCCTTTGCCAATGGGATCGACTTTTCCGCCGTGGAACCAGTCCCACCGCCTAACAAGGGATACGGAAACAGCACTACTATTTCCTTTGATGTCACCGATTCCAATACAGCCAAATTAGTCCTTTTATCTCTGGCAGAGACCTTATCCGCAAGACTGAGAGAGGATGGAATAAAAATCGGCGTTGTATCCGTAGGAATTAAAAATTACAACTTTGAATACCTGGGACACCAGAAGACCCTTTCTGCTCCCACCAATATAACAAAGGAAATTTTTGAAGCTTCCTGCCAGATCTTTGATGAAATGTGGGATAAGGTCCCCATACGCCACTTAGGCATTCACACCAGCCGGGTAACCAGCGAGTCCAACCGCCAGCTAAACATATTTGATACAACGGATTATGAAAAGCTGGAACGGCTGGACAAAGCCATTGACGAGATCAGAAAACGTTTTGGCTCAGACAGCATCAAAAGAGCCAGTTTCGTACAAACCAGGTCTATTGATCACATGAGCGGAGGAATCAGCCGGGAAAAAAGAACCGTGAATTATAACAATGAAATTATTATGTAA
- a CDS encoding indolepyruvate ferredoxin oxidoreductase subunit alpha, translating to MSRRIDDEQCIGCGQCQRVCLVGCIYQDTGRKRKVNETECVDCGACQMICPKKCIVSI from the coding sequence ATGTCCAGAAGAATTGATGATGAGCAATGTATCGGCTGCGGACAATGCCAGAGAGTGTGTCTTGTTGGATGTATTTACCAGGACACAGGAAGAAAAAGAAAAGTTAATGAGACTGAATGTGTGGATTGTGGTGCCTGCCAGATGATATGTCCTAAAAAATGTATTGTTTCTATATGA
- a CDS encoding GNAT family N-acetyltransferase, producing MTYEIRENALTEKDFNRLRVSAGWGQLSAKQGEEALKNSLLTIAVMDEGQVIGMGRLVGDGVCICYVQDLVILPQYQGKGIGKAIMERLIAYAKEHGVSGTHLTLGLFAAKGKEVFYQKLGFFTRPNENRGPGMELSLEL from the coding sequence ATGACATACGAGATAAGGGAAAATGCTCTGACGGAAAAAGATTTTAACAGACTAAGAGTATCAGCTGGCTGGGGACAACTGTCGGCGAAACAGGGAGAAGAGGCGTTGAAAAACTCTCTGCTTACAATAGCAGTGATGGATGAAGGCCAGGTGATTGGTATGGGACGACTTGTAGGCGATGGAGTATGTATCTGCTATGTCCAGGATCTTGTCATACTTCCCCAATATCAGGGAAAAGGCATTGGGAAAGCCATTATGGAACGATTGATTGCCTATGCAAAAGAGCACGGAGTTTCTGGAACTCATCTTACCTTGGGGCTCTTTGCAGCCAAAGGAAAAGAGGTGTTCTACCAAAAGCTGGGATTTTTCACTCGGCCTAATGAGAACCGGGGTCCTGGAATGGAATTATCCCTGGAGCTTTAG
- a CDS encoding pyridoxamine 5'-phosphate oxidase family protein, translating to MFPEKLLEVVKHEGVVSIVSCANNEAHVANTWNSYLELVDSNKVLIPAAAMIKTEENTKLNSKVTLTLGSKEVMGYHHMGTGFVLEGTARFLKEGENYDLMYKKFPFLTRVLEVTVESCKQTI from the coding sequence ATGTTTCCAGAAAAATTATTAGAAGTAGTAAAACATGAAGGTGTAGTTTCAATTGTAAGCTGTGCAAATAACGAAGCTCACGTGGCAAATACATGGAATTCTTATTTAGAATTGGTAGATTCCAATAAGGTTTTAATACCGGCTGCCGCAATGATTAAAACAGAAGAGAACACCAAGCTAAATTCTAAGGTTACACTTACTCTTGGAAGTAAAGAAGTAATGGGATATCATCACATGGGAACCGGATTTGTCTTAGAGGGAACAGCCAGGTTTTTAAAAGAAGGGGAGAATTATGATTTGATGTATAAAAAATTCCCATTCTTAACGAGGGTACTGGAAGTTACCGTTGAGTCCTGTAAGCAAACCATATAA